The following proteins come from a genomic window of Paramisgurnus dabryanus chromosome 19, PD_genome_1.1, whole genome shotgun sequence:
- the clxn gene encoding calaxin: MSAMNKKLIQNLAEALCKQFKHFNTEEAECLIRLFNDLLEEQSERRAAHGLDRVKFRNILHNTFDMTDDMMMDRVFRSFDKDNDSYVSVKEWVQGLSVLLRGTLDEKIKHCFDVYDLNGDGYISREEMFHMLKDSLIRQPTEEDPDEGVKDLVEIALKKMDYDHDGRVSYADFKKAVRDENLLLEAFGNCLPDAKTIQVFEGRVFQKSNELH, from the exons ATGTCGGCAATGAACAAAAAACTAATTCAAAACCTTGCCGAAGCGTTATGCAAACAATTCAAACACT TCAACACAGAGGAGGCGGAGTGTTTGATCAGATTGTTCAATGATCTTTTGGAAGAGCAGTCAGAGAGAAGAGCTGCTCATGGACTCGACCGGGTCAAGTTTAGAAATATACTGCACAACACATTTGACATGACTGACGACATGATGATGGATAGAG TGTTTCGTTCATTTGACAAGGACAATGACAGCTATGTAAGTGTCAAAGAATGGGTGCAAGGTCTGTCTGTCCTCCTGCGAGGGACACTggatgaaaaaataaaac ACTGTTTTGACGTATATGATCTGAATGGTGATGGATACATCTCACGAGAAGAGATGTTTCACATGCTGAAAGACAGTCTCATTAGACAACCCACTGAAGAGGATCCAGATGAGGGGGTTAAGGATCTCGTAGAGATTGCATTAAAGAAAATG GACTACGACCATGATGGGAGAGTTTCGTATGCTGATTTTAAAAAGGCAGTCAGAGATGAAAATCTTTTACTGGAGGCTTTTGGCAACTGCCTTCCAGATGCAAAG actATACAAGTATTCGAGGGACGTGTATTCCAGAAATCAAATGAATTACACTGA
- the rbm48 gene encoding RNA-binding protein 48, which yields MDRSVANPSVWDTQKVYKHHEQKKVAFTRPKYREGRRLKAVKVYTINLESRYLLVQGVPAIGVMTELVQLFALYGGIGEYRALDEYPAEQFTEVYLFKYQKLTSARTAKRHTDEKSFFGGQLHVCYAPEYETVEETRQKLQDRRRYVNRVIQKDAKQHEQQPDESTETLRTEMSAAEAPQVQKDYKKAREENVNFDFPCLPPPAMEDLHRCNEFKHPLQFQRPERILPTEDKMGSLHSFIPPVPNNLKRITPCSSSSNQNRDLSQKHKNLLPSVRFMPRTTHLESRKRKSEDETLLFNETDKNAPIIGPKLPEMPKLDMEDDSLNVTASLIRQTMTKVSSTPEIKPVQGKGTTAKPRRRI from the exons ATGGACCGTTCGGTTGCTAACCCGTCTGTTTGGGACACGCAAAAAGTATATAAACACCATGAACAAAAAAAGGTTGCTTTTACCCGTCCAAAATACCGAGAGGGACGACGACTTAAAGCTGTAAAG GTATACACCATAAACTTGGAGTCTCGGTACCTATTAGTTCAAGGTGTTCCTGCTATCGGAGTGATGACAGAGCTCGTGCAACTCTTTGCTCTCTATGGAGGGATTGGAGAATACAGGGCGCTTGATGAATATCCAGCAGAGCAATTCACTGAAGTCTACTTATTTAAATATCAAAAGCTTACAAGTGCAAG GACAGCTAAGCGGCATACGGATGAAAAGAGCTTTTTTGGAGGGCAACTGCATGTCTGTTATGCCCCTGAGTATGAAACTGTAGAAGAAACTAGGCAGAAGCTACAGGATAGGAGGAGATATGTGAACAGAGTCATACAGAAAGATG CAAAGCAACATGAACAGCAACCGGACGAAAGCACAGAAACTTTACGGACAGAAATGTCTGCAGCTGAAGCACCTCAGGTCCAGAAAGACTATAAAAAGGCCAGAGaggaaaatgtaaattttgaCTTTCCCTGTTTGCCTCCACCAGCTATGGAGGATCTTCATCGGTGTAACGAATTTAAACATCCATTACAATTTCAGAGACCTGAAAGGATATTACCTACAGAGGACAAGATGGGTTCGCTGCACAGTTTCATCCCTCCCGTTCCAAATAATTTGAAACGCATTACGCCCTGCTCATCTTCAAGTAATCAAAACAGAGATCTGAGCCAAAAGCATAAGAACTTGTTACCATCTGTTAGATTTATGCCAAGGACTACACATTTAGaaagcagaaaaagaaaatcagAAGATGAAACATTACTTTTTAATGAAACAGACAAAAATGCCCCAATAATTGGTCCAAAACTACCAGAGATGCCCAAGTTGGACATGGAAGATGATTCACTAAATGTAACCGCCAGTTTGATCCGTCAAACAATGACAAAG GTTTCATCTACACCAGAAATCAAACCTGTACAAGGCAAGGGCACCACTGCAAAGCCACGCAGAAGAATTTAA
- the LOC135781564 gene encoding progranulin isoform X1, whose translation MVPVLMFLMAVLVAADDLSAPAGSASPSVVYCDSFTYCPDGTTCCRNLYGHWFCCPFAMGQCCRDGVHCCRHGYHCDSTSTRCLMGWLNLPTSVQTASKAIQKTEFVLMDEADRWENQVESVQCDVNVYCPVEMVCCQTPTGQWGCCKGSML comes from the exons ATGGTTCCAGTGTTGATGTTTCTAATGGCAGTGCTGGTAGCAGCAGATGATCTCTCAGCTCCAGCAGGATCTGCCTCTCCCTCAGTGGTGTACTGTGATTCTTTTACTTATTGTCCTGATGGGACAACATGCTGTCGGAATCTATATGGGCATTGGTTTTGCTGTCCATTTGCTATG GGTCAGTGCTGCAGGGATGGTGTACATTGTTGCCGTCATGGCTATCACTGTGATTCAACATCAACCAGGTGTTTGATGGGGTGGTTGAATCTGCCAACTTCCGTCCAAACAGCCTCCAAAGCAATCCAGAAAACTGAG TTTGTGCTGATGGATGAAGCTGATAGATGGGAGAATCAGGTTGAGTCTGTACAGTGTGATGTGAATGTCTACTGTCCAGTAGAGATGGTCTGCTGCCAAACACCAACTGGCCAATGGGGCTGCTGCAAGG GGTCAATGCTATAA